The following coding sequences lie in one Spartobacteria bacterium genomic window:
- the urtB gene encoding urea ABC transporter permease subunit UrtB → MFSDYTGDELQSIFIMQGFAGLSQFSVFLLMALGLAIIFGQMKVINMAHGEFLTAGAYTTVLMSDLVNTYCPAMRPYYFFFAIVMAFIVAFILGYIVEYLLVRHLYNRALDTLLATWGVSMIMQQGFRLIFGGREDSAELPEWLMGSWAPTDSIDIPINGLFLLGTAIVMTLIICLLMYRSRWGLCVRATVQNRTMANAVGINTKNVDRMTFALGCGIAGIAGAAFTTIGSVSPAAGSLYIVDTFIVVVFGGAGSLLGTIISAFGIAQAQSILEFFLSGVLAKVWVLTTVVIILMLRPQGLISNKVRK, encoded by the coding sequence ATGTTTTCGGATTACACCGGAGACGAACTGCAGAGCATTTTTATTATGCAGGGCTTTGCCGGATTGAGTCAGTTCTCAGTCTTTCTCCTCATGGCACTGGGGCTGGCGATTATTTTCGGTCAGATGAAAGTGATCAATATGGCTCACGGCGAATTTCTTACCGCCGGGGCCTATACCACAGTTCTCATGTCCGATCTGGTCAATACGTACTGTCCGGCCATGCGCCCTTATTATTTCTTTTTCGCCATTGTCATGGCCTTCATTGTGGCTTTTATTCTGGGCTACATTGTCGAATATCTGCTGGTGCGGCACCTGTATAACCGGGCGCTGGATACACTGCTGGCCACCTGGGGTGTGAGCATGATTATGCAGCAGGGGTTCCGTCTTATCTTCGGCGGTCGTGAAGACAGCGCGGAGCTGCCGGAGTGGCTGATGGGATCCTGGGCTCCGACAGACAGCATTGATATTCCCATAAATGGACTATTCCTGCTCGGGACAGCCATCGTGATGACGCTGATTATCTGCCTGCTCATGTATCGCTCACGCTGGGGCCTCTGTGTTCGCGCTACCGTACAGAATCGTACGATGGCCAATGCCGTGGGCATCAATACGAAAAACGTCGACCGCATGACCTTTGCGCTGGGCTGCGGGATTGCAGGAATCGCCGGAGCGGCCTTTACCACCATTGGTTCGGTTTCACCTGCCGCAGGATCCTTGTATATCGTCGACACCTTTATTGTGGTGGTCTTCGGCGGAGCGGGCAGCTTACTGGGCACGATTATCTCGGCCTTCGGTATTGCCCAGGCGCAGTCCATTCTTGAGTTCTTCCTGAGCGGTGTTCTGGCGAAAGTCTGGGTGCTGACGACCGTGGTCATCATTCTCATGCTGCGTCCACAGGGTCTTATCTCTAACAAAGTCCGGAAATAA
- the urtA gene encoding urea ABC transporter substrate-binding protein — protein MHCEVKKSISAAIVSAALCLAASSALAVEEWVNTQLETYPTDKVCTTGLAVDDNTVTVGQLHSISGTMAISETGSVEAERLAIKQINDMGGVLGRKIEIIQEDGASDWPTFAEKAKKLLVQDKVASVFGCWTSASRKAVLPIFEHENGMLYYPTFYEGLEASKNVIYTGQEATQQILWGLDWAYEKGCRTFFLIGSDYIWPRTSNKIARRHIENHLKGCKVVGEEYYPLGHTSFGSLINKVKLKKPDCIYSIVVGGSNVSWYKQLHAAGITGDSLAKKGKLLLTISTTEDEILGIGGENCAGFYACMKYFQSLDNPNNKDFVQAFKEMWGDDSVIGDVTQAAYLGPWLWKYTVEKAGSFDIDAIAAASPGIEFKGAPEGYVRIAENHHLWSRARIGKMLEDGQFEVLAESKDLIEPNPFPEGYK, from the coding sequence ATGCATTGTGAAGTGAAAAAAAGCATTTCTGCCGCAATTGTGTCGGCGGCACTGTGTCTGGCGGCCTCTTCGGCGCTGGCGGTTGAAGAATGGGTCAACACACAGCTGGAAACCTATCCCACCGATAAAGTGTGTACGACCGGTCTGGCGGTTGACGATAACACCGTGACTGTTGGTCAGTTACACTCCATCAGCGGAACCATGGCCATCAGCGAAACCGGTTCCGTGGAAGCCGAACGTCTGGCCATCAAACAGATTAATGATATGGGCGGCGTGTTAGGCCGTAAGATTGAAATTATTCAGGAAGATGGTGCCAGTGACTGGCCGACCTTCGCTGAAAAAGCGAAAAAACTGCTGGTGCAGGATAAAGTCGCGTCGGTCTTCGGCTGCTGGACGTCCGCTTCACGCAAAGCGGTGCTGCCCATTTTCGAACATGAAAACGGCATGCTCTACTATCCGACTTTTTACGAGGGGCTGGAAGCATCCAAAAACGTGATCTATACCGGGCAGGAAGCCACCCAGCAGATTCTCTGGGGTTTGGACTGGGCCTATGAAAAAGGCTGCCGCACGTTCTTCCTGATCGGTTCGGATTATATCTGGCCGCGTACCAGCAATAAGATTGCCCGCCGCCATATTGAAAACCACCTGAAGGGCTGCAAAGTCGTTGGTGAAGAATACTATCCGCTGGGTCACACCAGTTTCGGTTCACTGATCAATAAAGTGAAACTGAAAAAACCGGACTGCATCTACTCCATCGTCGTGGGCGGTTCCAACGTTTCCTGGTACAAACAGCTGCATGCAGCCGGTATCACAGGCGATTCACTGGCGAAGAAAGGCAAACTGCTGCTCACGATTTCGACAACGGAAGACGAAATTCTGGGTATCGGCGGCGAAAACTGTGCCGGGTTCTATGCCTGCATGAAATACTTCCAGTCGCTGGATAACCCCAACAACAAAGACTTTGTCCAGGCATTCAAAGAAATGTGGGGCGACGATTCGGTGATCGGCGATGTAACACAGGCCGCGTATCTGGGTCCCTGGTTGTGGAAATACACGGTTGAAAAAGCGGGCAGCTTCGATATCGATGCCATTGCCGCCGCTTCTCCCGGAATTGAATTCAAAGGTGCACCTGAAGGCTATGTCCGCATTGCGGAAAACCATCACCTCTGGTCCCGTGCACGGATTGGCAAGATGCTGGAAGACGGTCAGTTTGAAGTACTGGCTGAATCGAAAGACCTGATTGAACCCAATCCTTTCCCGGAAGGATATAAATAA